In Euphorbia lathyris chromosome 10, ddEupLath1.1, whole genome shotgun sequence, a single genomic region encodes these proteins:
- the LOC136209401 gene encoding transcription repressor OFP15-like, with protein sequence MKKKLPFFLSKISPNIYCQQPRTLSFRTPATNMVNPIYNSDKTPPEPDTPVVESSEKSVESVIDELRSVDRLFFKPENTSSILEEGNRKSLKVSETDRKCLKLSENGRNCMKVSENEDFFIEMTMDSEDPYLDFKKSMEEMVEAQGLKDWGSLEELLWCYLKVNGKNNHGYIIAAFVDLLVNLAFFTSDSGNFSCSSCSYSSPLSLYTSSNFSDDSSSSNPYCISSLEEEADDDDDDDDEIKDVN encoded by the coding sequence atgaagaaaaaactcCCTTTCTTCCTCTCCAAAATCTCCCCCAACATCTACTGTCAACAGCCCCGCACCCTCTCCTTCCGAACCCCAGCCACCAACATGGTTAACCCCATCTACAACTCCGATAAAACACCCCCGGAACCCGATACTCCGGTCGTGGAGTCCTCCGAGAAATCAGTTGAGTCAGTGATAGACGAGTTAAGGTCAGTAGACAGGTTGTTTTTCAAGCCAGAAAACACAAGTTCCATCTTAGAAGAAGGTAATAGAAAGTCACTGAAAGTCAGTGAAACTGATAGAAAGTGTctgaaattgagtgaaaatggGAGAAATTGTATGAAAGTTAGTGAAAATGAAGATTTTTTCATTGAAATGACAATGGATTCAGAAGATCCTTATCTTGATTTCAAGAAATCAATGGAGGAAATGGTGGAAGCACAAGGATTGAAAGATTGGGGGAGTTTAGAAGAATTACTGTGGTGTTATTTGAAAgtaaatggtaaaaataatcatGGTTATATTATTGCTGCCTTTGTTGATTTACTTGTTAATCTTGCTTTTTTTACCTCTGATTCTGGaaatttttcttgttcttcatgTTCTTATTCTTCTCCATTATCTCTTTATACTTCTTCTAATTTTTCTgatgattcttcttcttcaaatccTTATTGTATTTCTTCgttagaagaagaagcggatgatgatgacgatgatgatgatgaaattAAAGATGTTAATTAG